Proteins encoded within one genomic window of Triticum aestivum cultivar Chinese Spring chromosome 2D, IWGSC CS RefSeq v2.1, whole genome shotgun sequence:
- the LOC123048173 gene encoding 9-cis-epoxycarotenoid dioxygenase NCED3, chloroplastic-like, with protein sequence MAHCPHLRSPAPATLPPPPSSTMNALQLPFQPLKPSSILNTTTLKGLFATALNLLEDRVIVPLEARRQLPSCVDPAVQLAGNFAPVQEMPSPLRNLGVTGEIPPALLGGVYVRNGANPLLPPTAGHHLFDGDGMLHVVSLPSSSSLAPSGASYTRRFTRTSRLAQEEALGRCAFPKAIGELHGGAGLARLALFGLRAAAGVVDVRNGAGAANAGLVYFGDRLLALSEDDLPYHVHVGSGGDLSTVGRLDFAGQLRSPMIAHPKVDPVTGELFALSYDPVRRPYLRYFHVDPATGEKSRDVEVALRQPTMVHDFAVTETFTVIPDQQVVFDMGRMLRGGSPLVHDAGKVSRFGLLPRYDSDDSRMRWFDVPDCFCFHVWNAWEETDHAGDGPDTVVIICSCMTPPDALFSEAAADATANLRATLTEIRLDLRTGMSRRRELASGLSLEAGTVNRTLLGRRTRYAYLAIAEPWPRCRGVAKVDLATGEAVAVHQYGTGRFGGEASFVPAADDDEREDEGHVVVMVHDEAASTSELAVLDAVTMEAVTTVALPCRVPYGFHGAFLTRDQLATQRTFIS encoded by the exons ATGGCGCATTGCCCTCATCtccgctcgccggcgccggcgaCACTTCCACCGCCACCGTCATCCACCATGAACGCTCTCCAGCTCCCCTTTCAACCACTCAAGCCGTCGTCAATCTTAAACACCACCACCTTAAAGGGCCTTTTTGCCACGGCTCTGAACCTGCTTGAGGACCGCGTGATCGTCCCGCTCGAGGCGAGGAGGCAACTACCCAGCTGCGTCGACCCGGCTGTGCAGCTCGCCGGCAACTTCGCGCCCGTGCAGGAGATGCCGTCCCCGCTGCGGAACCTGGGTGTCACCGGCGAGATCCCGCCCGCTCTGCTCGGCGGCGTGTACGTACGTAACGGCGCGAACCCACTACTCCCGCCGACGGCAGGGCACCACCTCTTCGACGGCGACGGGATGCTCCACGTGGTGTCGCTGCCGTCATCTTCGTCTTTGGCGCCGTCGGGGGCATCTTACACGCGTCGGTTCACGCGCACCAGCCGGCTCGCGCAGGAGGAGGCGCTGGGCCGGTGTGCGTTCCCAAAGGCCATCGGCGAGCTTCACGGCGGCGCGGGCCTCGCCCGGCTCGCTCTCTTCGGCCTCCGCGCGGCTGCCGGCGTCGTTGATGTCAGAAACGGCGCCGGCGCTGCAAACGCCGGGCTCGTCTACTTTGGTGACCGTCTCCTCGCGCTATCTGAGGACGACCTGCCGTATCACGTGCACGTCGGCAGCGGCGGTGACCTGAGCACCGTAGGCCGGTTGGACTTCGCCGGGCAGCTGCGCTCCCCAATGATCGCGCACCCGAAGGTCGACCCCGTCACCGGGGAACTCTTCGCGCTGAGCTACGACCCCGTGAGGAGGCCGTACCTGCGGTACTTCCACGTGGACCCGGCCACCGGCGAGAAGTCCCGCGATGTGGAGGTGGCACTCCGGCAGCCGACGATGGTGCACGACTTTGCCGTCACCGAGACCTTCACCGTGATCCCCGACCAGCAGGTGGTGTTCGACATGGGCCGGATGCTACGTGGCGGCTCGCCGCTCGTGCACGACGCCGGGAAGGTCTCCCGCTTCGGCCTACTCCCGCG GTATGACTCGGACGATTCCCGGATGCGGTGGTTTGACGTGCCGGACTGCTTCTGCTTCCACGTCTGGAATGCATGGGAGGAGACCGACCACGCCGGCGACGGGCCGGACACCGTCGTCATCATTTGCTCCTGCATGACGCCGCCTGACGCGCTCTTCTCGGAAGCCGCCGCCGATGCCACGGCGAACTTGCGCGCCACCCTGACCGAGATCCGGCTGGACCTCCGGACGGGGATGTCGCGGCGGCGTGAGCTTGCCTCGGGGCTGAGCCTGGAGGCCGGCACTGTGAACCGGACCCTGCTGGGGCGGCGGACGCGGTACGCGTACCTCGCCATCGCGGAGCCGTGGCCGCGGTGCCGGGGCGTGGCCAAGGTGGACCTGGCGACCGGTGAGGCTGTCGCGGTGCATCAGTACGGCACCGGGCGGTTCGGCGGCGAAGCGTCGTTCGTGCCGGCGGCTGACGATGATGAGAGGGAGGACGAGGGGCACGTGGTGGTGATGGTGCACGATGAGGCGGCGAGCACGTCAGAGCTGGCCGTGCTAGACGCGGTCACCATGGAGGCGGTGACAACGGTGGCGCTGCCGTGCCGCGTGCCCTACGGCTTCCATGGCGCGTTCCTCACTAGAGACCAGCTCGCCACTCAGAGGACTTTTATCTCCTAG
- the LOC123050987 gene encoding probable LRR receptor-like serine/threonine-protein kinase At3g47570 — protein sequence MHTNDMAPASSVHIPSPLVILLAILLLLSTTLADYSTNTSRDALLCLKFHLHGASTAMATWNHTTAPDFCTWHGVSCTRSRPRQPPLVVALDMEAEGLAGEIPPCISNLTSLVRIHLPNNSLSGNIPPELGRISGLRYLNLSFNALSGTIPLSIGTLHNLSSLDLGNNRLSGEIPSRLGSSPALESVSLPNNLLGGEIPQSLANSSSSLTTLLLAQNQLQGFIPDFGKLSRLEMLDLSYNNLVGTVPRSIFNSSALYFLGLANNNLGGTLPSDMGNTLPNIEILMMSDNHFEGDIPASLQNASSMTYIHLGNNSLTGVIPSFSSMPNLKYVMLYSNQLEAGDWTFFSSLANCTQLENLNVDTNNLRGALPEDSITNLPKSLTALTLSSNNISGIIPLEIGNMSNLSMLYLDRNLFMGPIPDTLGQLRNLVVLSLSQNKFTGEIPPSLGSLIQLEELYLQENQLSGSLPESLSSCKNLLALNISCNTIGGSISGHMLARLNSLSWLLDLSHNQLAMSIPQEMGNLINLGSLNISHNNLTGRIPSTLGECVRLESLRLEGNLLQGRIPQSLSGLKGIQQLDFSHNNLSGTIPEFLETFTSLQYLNMSFNNLEGPVPTGGVFANKSGTFVQGNPRLCANVAVEELPMCFASASTKKQKVVIPMMIALSALVALAFILGMFSFWLKRRYTSSERIGHSHMELKRITYGDVNKATNTFSPANLVGSGQFGIVYKGWFDVEDGTVAVKVFKLNQHGALHSFIAECKALQHIRHRNLVKVITACSTYDPVGNEFRALVFEYMSNGSLEDRLHNHQCGGLSLGAVICISVDIACALEYLHNQCIPPVVHCDLKPSNILFDNDDSARICDFGLAKLIHGCSSGGQSGTTSIVGPRGSIGYIPPEYGMGSEISTEGDIYSYGIVLLEMLTRKRPTNEEFSDGLTLPKYVEESLSRTQDILQPSLASETGDQCADHIPNLQECNTFALKDICALRLLKLGLLCSAESPKDRPAMHDVYGEVTEVKEAFFSMDNGSNDLT from the exons ATGCATACTAACGACATGGCCCCTGCATCATCAGTGCATATTCCTAGTCCTCTGGTTATACTGTTAGCCATCCTCCTCCTGTTGTCGACAACACTAGCAGACTACAGCACCAATACGAGCAGAGATGCTCTGCTCTGCCTCAAGTTCCACCTCCACGGTGCCTCCACAGCCATGGCCACATGGAACCACACCACCGCACCAGATTTTTGCACCTGGCACGGCGTCTCGTGCACAAGGAGCAGGCCAAGGCAACCACCCCTCGTCGTGGCCCTGGACATGGAGGCGGAAGGCCTCGCCGGTGAGATCCCACCCTGCATCTCCAACCTCACTTCTTTGGTAAGAATCCATTTGCCCAACAACAGCCTCTCCGGTAATATCCCACCGGAACTTGGGCGGATCTCCGGACTCCGGTACCTCAACCTCAGCTTCAACGCACTAAGCGGCACCATCCCGCTCAGCATCGGGACGCTTCACAACCTTTCTTCTCTAGACTTAGGAAACAATCGACTCTCTGGTGAGATTCCGTCGCGACTCGGGAGCTCACCAGCTCTAGAGTCCGTCAGTCTCCCCAACAATCTTCTTGGCGGAGAAATCCCACAGTCGCTGGCAAATAGTTCCTCGTCCCTTACCACACTCTTGCTTGCACAAAACCAGTTGCAAGGATTCATTCCTGATTTTGGTAAACTCTCAAGACTAGAAATGCTTGATCTCTCCTACAACAACCTAGTAGGGACAGTGCCACGCTCCATTTTCAATTCGTCGGCGTTGTACTTTCTTGGGCTGGCCAACAATAATCTTGGAGGAACACTGCCTTCTGACATGGGTAACACACTTCCTAACATCGAAATACTGATGATGTCCGACAATCATTTTGAGGGAGACATCCCCGCCTCACTACAAAATGCCTCCAGCATGACGTATATCCATCTGGGCAACAACTCTCTTACTGGGGTGATCCCTTCCTTCAGCTCCATGCCAAACTTGAAGTACGTAATGTTGTACTCAAATCAGCTAGAGGCTGGAGACTGGACATTCTTCTCCTCTTTGGCAAATTGTACGCAGTTGGAAAATCTAAATGTGGATACAAACAACTTGCGTGGGGCCTTACCAGAAGATTCCATAACGAATCTGCCAAAAAGCTTGACCGCTCTAACTCTAAGTTCAAACAACATATCTGGCATCATCCCATTGGAGATTGGAAACATGTCTAATCTTTCCATGCTCTATCTTGATAGAAATCTTTTCATGGGGCCTATACCTGATACCCTTGGTCAGCTACGCAATCTGGTTGTACTTAGCCTTTCACAGAACAAATTTACCGGGGAAATACCACCTTCCCTTGGCAGCCTAATTCAACTAGAAGAGCTTTATTTGCAAGAAAATCAATTGAGTGGAAGCTTACCTGAAAGTTTAAGCAGCTGCAAGAATTTGTTGGCCCTAAACATTTCCTGTAATACCATTGGTGGAAGCATAAGCGGACACATGTTGGCCAGGTTGAATTCATTGAGTTGGCTACTTGATTTATCACACAACCAACTCGCAATGTCCATACCACAAGAGATGGGTAACTTGATAAACCTTGGTTCGTTGAACATCTCTCACAATAATCTCACGGGTAGAATCCCGTCCACTCTTGGCGAGTGTGTCCGGCTGGAATCACTTCGCTTGGAAGGGAACCTCCTGCAAGGAAGAATTCCACAATCACTATCAGGCCTCAAAGGCATCCAACAGTTAGATTTTTCCCACAACAATCTATCTGGTACAATCCCGGAGTTCCTCGAGACCTTCACCTCGTTACAGTACCTGAATATGTCCTTCAACAACTTGGAAGGGCCAGTTCCCACAGGTGGAGTGTTTGCTAACAAAAGTGGTACTTTTGTCCAAGGAAACCCACGCCTTTGTGCAAACGTAGCCGTAGAAGAGTTGCCTATGTGCTTTGCTTCGGCGTCCACAAAAAAGCAAAAGGTTGTCATTCCAATGATGATAGCTCTCTCAGCTCTTGTTGCCCTTGCTTTTATCTTGGGGATGTTCAGTTTCTGGTTGAAGAGGAGGTATACATCTAGTGAGAGAATTGGCCATTCACACATGGAGCTGAAAAGGATAACATATGGTGACGTCAACAAAGCAACGAATACTTTTTCTCCGGCCAACCTAGTCGGTTCCGGGCAATTTGGTATAGTCTACAAAGGTTGGTTCGACGTGGAAGATGGTACGGTTGCTGTTAAAGTCTTCAAGCTCAACCAGCATGGCGCATTGCATAGCTTCATTGCTGAGTGCAAAGCATTGCAACACATCCGCCACCGGAATCTCGTGAAGGTAATAACTGCGTGCTCAACTTATGACCCAGTGGGAAATGAGTTCAGGGCTCTAGTCTTTGAATATATGTCCAACGGAAGCCTTGAAGACCGACTTCATAACCACCAGTGTGGTGGCTTGAGTTTAGGCGCAGTGATATGCATATCAGTTGACATTGCTTGTGCTCTTGAATACCTACATAACCAGTGCATCCCACCGGTTGTTCACTGCGATCTGAAACCAAGCAACATACTTTTCGACAATGACGATAGTGCACGTATCTGCGACTTTGGTTTGGCAAAGCTAATTCATGGTTGTTCATCTGGAGGGCAGAGCGGCACAACAAGCATAGTTGGACCAAGGGGGTCTATTGGGTACATACCTCCTG AGTATGGTATGGGCAGTGAAATCTCCACTGAGGGAGACATCTATAGCTATGGCATTGTTCTTTTGGAAATGCTAACACGGAAACGGCCCACTAATGAAGAGTTCAGTGATGGCTTGACACTCCCCAAGTATGTAGAAGAATCACTTTCACGAACCCAAGACATTCTTCAACCCAGCCTTGCTTCGGAGACGGGAGATCAGTGTGCTGATCATATCCCAAACTTGCAAGAATGCAACACATTTGCGCTGAAGGATATATGTGCTCTCCGTCTCCTTAAACTTGGCTTATTATGCTCTGCGGAATCACCGAAGGATCGCCCAGCGATGCATGATGTCTACGGTGAAGTAACTGAAGTAAAAGAGGCATTTTTCTCTATGGACAACGGAAGCAATGACCTTACATAA